The genomic interval TACGCTTGAACGCGTGTTTCCACGGACGGTAAGCCTAGTACGCTCATGCGCGAGCTAACCGCACCCCGCAAGCGCAACACGCTCACGGCGCGCGGGGTTTCGCGGACGGTAAGCGTCCTACACTCATGCGCGAGCTAACCGCACCCCGCAAGCGCAGCACGCTCACGGCGCGCGGGGTTTCGCCGGCGGTAAGCGTCCTACGCTTGAACGCGTGTTTCCGCGGGCGGTAAGCGTAGTACGCTCATACGCGAGCTAACCGCACCCCCGCAAGCGCAGCACGCTCGCGGCGCGCGGGGTTTCGCGGGCGGTAAGCGTAGTACGCTCATGTGCGAACTAACCGCACCCCGCAAGCGCAACGCGCTCATGCGCGCGCGAGTTTCCGCCGGCGGTAAGCGTCCTACGCTTGAACGCGTGTTTCCACGGACGATAAGCGTAGTACGCTCATGCGCGAGCTAACCGCACCCCGCAAGCGCAGCACGCTCACGGCGCGCGGGGTTTCGCGGGCGGTTAGCGCAACACGCTCATGCGCGAGCTAACCGCACCCCGCAAGCGCAGCACGCTTATGCGCGCGCGGGGTTTCGCTGACGGTAAGCGTAGTACGCTCATGCGCGAGCTAACCGCACCCCGCAAGCGCAGCACGCCCACGGCGCGCGCGGGCAGCAAAAGGAGGAGGGCTGCCCTGAGCGGACAGCCCTCCTGAAGGAGAAAAACAATGAACAGGATGCGGCCGGAAAAACCGGAATTCATTCCGGCCGCACAGGGAGACCGGAGATCAGGACTTCTTTTTCGCCTTCCAGATCGCGAAGAGGCTTTGAAGGACGATAAAGAAGCACAGGAGAATCGAGAGCACTATCTTGTTCCACCAGGAAGACAGCGTTCCGTCGCACCTGATGAACGTTTCTATTGTAGCCTTGATGAGCACTCCGAAGAACGTGCCGACGACGGTGCCGACTCCGCCGGTGAGCAGCGTTCCGCCGATGACCGCCGAAGCGATCGCCTCCATCTCGAAGCCGCGCGCCTGCTCCACGAAGCCGGCGGAGGTATTCAGACAAAATACGAATCCGGCAAGCGACGCCAGAAAGCCGTTCAGCACATAGGCGCGAAGCTTGGTTCTCCGGACGTTTATTCCCATGAGCAGGGCGGACTGTTCATTTCCGCCGACCGCAAACAGGGCTCGTCCGAACCGGGTGTACTTGCAGACGTACCAAATCGCGAACAAGGCTACTATCGCGATGACGACGTTCGGATGTATGAAGGGGAACAAAAGCTTTCCGCGTTTATTCATCGTCGCGCCGAACGGAAGATAGATGTTTTTCTGAGCCATCGCGAGGAAGGTCGGATTCATGATCGCGATCTGCTCTACGCTGATCATCGCGGTAAGACCGCGGCAGAAGAACATTCCCGCGAGGGTGACGATGAAAGGCTGCAGCTTCAAGTACGCGATCAAAAATCCCTGGATAAATCCGAAGAAGGTTCCGAACGCGAGCACCAGGGCGATCGAAGTCCACGCGGGCACTCCCTGCTTTTCCATGAGCCAGGCGAGCATCATGCACACGAGGCCGACGACCGATCCGATGGAGATGTCTATTCCGCCGGCTACCAGTACGAGGGTCATCCCCCCGGCCGCTATGATGAGGCCGGCGTTGTCGATGAGCATATTCAGGAAGGTTTGCATCGTTCCGAAATTCTGATCGCTGTAAATGACCAGACCGAACAGATACATCAGCATGAACATTGCTATAGTAACGCTGAGCAGAAAGGTGTTTCCGCCGAAGCGTCTTTTTAACGAGCCGAGATTCATTTTATTCCTCCCGCCGGAAGCTTCCGGGAAAGCTGATACGTTCTCCACCAATTGCGGAATTCGGCGGACTGGATTATTACGATGAGGATGACGACGATCGCCTTGTACACGGGAAGCTGGTCTGCCGTAACGCCGACCGCGTAGAGGCTCGTGGTGAGCGCCTGAATCGTGAG from Teretinema zuelzerae carries:
- a CDS encoding ABC transporter permease subunit — translated: MNLGSLKRRFGGNTFLLSVTIAMFMLMYLFGLVIYSDQNFGTMQTFLNMLIDNAGLIIAAGGMTLVLVAGGIDISIGSVVGLVCMMLAWLMEKQGVPAWTSIALVLAFGTFFGFIQGFLIAYLKLQPFIVTLAGMFFCRGLTAMISVEQIAIMNPTFLAMAQKNIYLPFGATMNKRGKLLFPFIHPNVVIAIVALFAIWYVCKYTRFGRALFAVGGNEQSALLMGINVRRTKLRAYVLNGFLASLAGFVFCLNTSAGFVEQARGFEMEAIASAVIGGTLLTGGVGTVVGTFFGVLIKATIETFIRCDGTLSSWWNKIVLSILLCFFIVLQSLFAIWKAKKKS